Below is a window of Anaerobacillus alkaliphilus DNA.
AAGCACAACGTGATTATTTTGGTGCGCATACGTATCAAAGAATAGATAAAGAAGGAATTTTTCATACAGAATGGATGGAAAAATAATCTCATAATTAAGATGAGGAGCTTTTCCAAAAATATAAAGGAGTGCACTTTTGCACTCCTTTACTACTTTATTCTTCTTTTAAACCCTCAAATAATAATGCTCTAGCAGGAGCGCCGTCAATTCCAGCTAGCTTCAATGGACTAATCACCATGAAATATTGTCCTTCTGGTATTTCCTTTAAACGCAACCCTTCTACAATAATCACATTGTTTGTGAATAAGGTTTTATGGGTTGGATGTCCCTCCTGGCTACGCTCAATTCCTAAAGTGTCAATACCAACTCCACGAATGCCAATTTCAGCTAAGTACCGAGCTCCAGACTCCTCTAAATAAATAAAGTCAAAATTAAACTCTTCGTCAAATGAATTTTTCGTTTTTAAGATGATAAAATCATCTCTTTGGATCTCAAAACGTTCTAAATCTTCTTTGGTTACCTTATCATTTACACCGGTTAAATCAAATACTTTACACTGTCCAACTAATTTTTCTATGGAGATAGTCTCAATCGTTTCTCCATTTACGATCATATGTAGTGGTGCATCCACATGCGTACCCGTGTGAGCATCTATTTCTAACCTCGTTTCAGTTACATAACCATTTGTAACTGTTGTAAGTTTTGGTTGCTTTTCCTTCTTGTCTTTATAGACAGGCATGCCTTCAAAAATAGGTGATGAAATATCGTACACCTTCACGTCTATCAATCCTTTCTGTTCTACATTGAGTCAGATAATGACCACCAATGAAAATCATCTTTAGCCAGTAATACATTTGCTTCGTCAGGTCCCATTGTCCCCGCGGGATATGTAGATATACTTGTAACCTCATCATTCTCCCATATTCTAGAGATTGGATCAACAAATTGCCATGACAAAGCTACCTCATTCCAATGTGTAAAATTCGTAGCATCTCCTCGCACACAGTCATAGAGAAGTTTTTCATATGCCTCTGGAGTATTAAGTACATCTTCACAGTTATTGCAGTAATCTAGCTTGACTGGTGCAATCCCTATTTTTTTTCCTTGTCTTTTAGCATTCAAAGAAAGCGTAATCCCCTCCATTGGTTGAATATGGATAACCAATAAATTGGGATTTAGATGTTGTTCGCTATTATTATAATAAAGGTTCATTGGTATATCTTTAAATTGAACCACAATTTTTGTTGATTTTTCTTTCATCCTTTTCCCAGTTCGGATGTAGAAAGGTACATTAGCCCATCTGAAATTATCTATCAAAATTTTTCCAGCCACATACGTTTCAGTCGTTGATTTTTCACTTACATTATTTTCTTCTCGATAACCTATGACACGCTCTCCATTAATTTCCCCACTGCTGTACTGGCCTCTAACGAAATACTCATGAACTTCTGTTTCCTTAACAGGCCTCATCGCCCGTAACACCTTAATCTTTTCACTGCGAATTTCATCAGTTGTTAACTTAATCGGTGGTTCCATCGCAAGGAGTGAAACCATTTGAAGCATATGATTTTGAACCATGTCTCGCAATGCCCCAGATTTTTCGTAGTAACCTCCCCGATCTTCAACACCTAATACTTCACTTGAAGTTATTTGTATATTAGCTATGTAGCGATTGTTCCAGAGCGGTTCAAAAATAGCATTCGCAAAACGGATGACTTCAATATTTTGAACCATTTCCTTTCCAAGATAATGATCAATTCGGTAGATCTGATCCTCGGTAAAGGCTTGGCTAATCTGTTCATTTAATAACTGCGCTGAAGGAAGGTTATGTCCAAACGGCTTTTCAATAATTAAACGGCTATAACCACTTGTGTTAGTGAGACCTTCTCTTTTTAAGTGCTGGGCTATTTCACCGAAAAACTCAGGTGCCATTGCCAAATAGAAAATTCGGTTTCCTTCTACCTGATATTCCTCATCTAACTGCACTAACTGGCCCTTCAGGTCTACATATGAATTCCTATTTGTAACATCGAAAGGATGATAATAAAAATGCTGTGAAAACTCTCTAGTGTATGCATTATCTGTACCAACGGATTTTACAACATTTGTTTGAAATTCTTCTTGTGATAACTCACGTCTACCTATCCCAACAACTGCAAATTTTTCTGAGAGCTGTCCTTTGGAATAAAGGTTATAAATAGATGGGAATAATTTTCTCTTTGCTAAATCCCCAGTTGCACCGAAGATTACAACGATTGTCTTGACTTGCTCTGTTATTTCCATTAGCGAACCTCTCTTTATCGTCATTCTGTGGGCAAATCCTAGTGATTAGCATTCCATAAACGACAAATTTTAGTATCTTATCTATTTATGAAGAGAAAATTTTAAAAAGGCATCTGAGAATAAGAAAAGCGCAAGGCGCCCGCCTATCGGCGACAAGCAAATGTTCTGACCGATAAAAAGTGTGCTCTTTCACTTTTAATCTAGGAAAAAGAATTTCACTTTTTCTTCGGTCAGGTTATTTGACCTCGAGCCGATGGCGCCTGGAGCTAGACCATTTTTAAGTTAAAAATTATATACTTTCTTATGTTATGACAAAAAAAACACGCACTCTGCGTGTTTTCACATTAGGTTTCTTAGTTTCCTTCTAATCTTTGCTTAGGATCTATCTCGTTACCAGCTAGTCGTTTTGATAACGTCTTACGCCAACTCGCTGAAAGTGCATCTACTTCTAAAAGTGTATTTATCGCTTCAAAATTACTCTTATCGTGGTGCATAATCTTGTTAGCGTAATAAACTGAAATTTTATGTGGATGTTTTTCCAACAAATTGATGGTTGCACCAGGCTCGACAATTCCTACTTTTATGACTCGGAAATAGTAGCCCGTGTAGCCTGTCTCCTCAACTAAAACTGGCAATTGAGAAATACTATGTTTGGCAGCGAGCTTAAAACACGGTTGTCTAGGTTGACTAATTTGAACAACTGCTTCTCCTACCTGAAAAGTATCCCCGATGCAAACATCGCCTTCGGTCAATCCACTAACTGTTAGATTTTCACCAAAGGCACCGTACTCTAATTTTCGGTTTAGTTCCTTTTCCCAATATTGGTAATGTTCAACTGGATATACGCAAACAGCCTTGTCCACTCCACCATGATGAACGAGATCGGCCTGTTGATCTCCATCAAAATTCTCTTTTCCCAAGAAAATTGCTTCTGTAATGGCAGTTTTATAAATCCCTGTTTGAATTTCCTTGTTTTTGTACTTTATATTCTGTGGTTTTCCAATATTTATTGATTGGATTTTTGGCTTTGTCATCTAGGTCATCCTTCCTTTGTTAGCAAGTTACGATAGATACGAGGAATACTGCACCAATTTAAGGAATAACAATAATATTTGTCGTAACTCTTCGTTCTACCCCATCCGATGGTTTATTTAATATTTTCCCATTATAGTAAAAAGTACTTGAGCCACCACCATCTAAATTATAAGCATCACGGATATTAAACTCTAGAAGTTTATCTTGTGCTTCTTCAAGTGTAACCCCATTACTCCAGCCACCTCGCCTTCCATCGACCACCATGAAGAATAGGTCCCCATTATCAAAGTGGCCAATTAGTGTTCGAGGGTGTCTAGTGTTGGCCCACCTTGCAGGGATTGGCTGCTTTTCTCCCGACTTTAACAAGGTAGGTAGGAAGCTCGCCCCTTGCATGACTTCAAGTTTTTCAACGTCTGCTCTTGAAGTAACGTTTCCACCAACAAGTCTACCCTGTTTATTAAACCCAATAAAACTCAAACTGGTATCATAAAAGGTCACAATTTCTCCATCAACAACCGTTATCCCAATTGGATAAAGCTTGCCATTTTGTCTTGTAAATCCTCCTGCATTGATCGCAAGGATTGCTCCAGTTCGAGCTGCTGATTGACTAGTAGTTTCACCATCACTGGCAATTTGATCATTTGCTAAAACCATCCGAATCGCATTTGGGTTTTGGAGACGCACTTTCGCCATATAGCCTCTGTAACCTGCTTCTTCTAAAGAATAAATTTTAACAATAGAATTTTCTCCAAATGTTTGCCCTATTGGATCACCTAGCATTGTCGCTAATAATTGTTCAATTAAATCCGCAGACATTTTCTGTTGTCTCGCACTTACATCGACAATTGACTCAAGCCTCGCCTGTTGTTCCATATACGCAAGTAACTCTTCGTGAGCACTTTCTTGGACAAGTTCTAAGATTTCATTGGAAATCTTTGTTACGGACTGGACTTCTGAAATTAACTCTCGTTTCTCAAAGAGATTTTGTCTCATGATTTCGTGTTGAATTTTTATCGTTTGTTGATCTTCACTGAAACTAGGGTCTTCTAGACCAATATAGGGATTTGTTATGTTTAAGTACAAAGCTACGCCTAGAACAGGAGCTAGTAGGGAGACTAGAAAGAGTTGAACCTTAGTGAGCACGTGCTGCTTCCTCCAATTTTTTCAACTGCGCCGTTAGCTCATTCAAACGCTTATCTAGTTCCGTAATCCTTTCTTGCAATG
It encodes the following:
- a CDS encoding cyclase family protein, with protein sequence MKVYDISSPIFEGMPVYKDKKEKQPKLTTVTNGYVTETRLEIDAHTGTHVDAPLHMIVNGETIETISIEKLVGQCKVFDLTGVNDKVTKEDLERFEIQRDDFIILKTKNSFDEEFNFDFIYLEESGARYLAEIGIRGVGIDTLGIERSQEGHPTHKTLFTNNVIIVEGLRLKEIPEGQYFMVISPLKLAGIDGAPARALLFEGLKEE
- the zwf gene encoding glucose-6-phosphate dehydrogenase, coding for MEITEQVKTIVVIFGATGDLAKRKLFPSIYNLYSKGQLSEKFAVVGIGRRELSQEEFQTNVVKSVGTDNAYTREFSQHFYYHPFDVTNRNSYVDLKGQLVQLDEEYQVEGNRIFYLAMAPEFFGEIAQHLKREGLTNTSGYSRLIIEKPFGHNLPSAQLLNEQISQAFTEDQIYRIDHYLGKEMVQNIEVIRFANAIFEPLWNNRYIANIQITSSEVLGVEDRGGYYEKSGALRDMVQNHMLQMVSLLAMEPPIKLTTDEIRSEKIKVLRAMRPVKETEVHEYFVRGQYSSGEINGERVIGYREENNVSEKSTTETYVAGKILIDNFRWANVPFYIRTGKRMKEKSTKIVVQFKDIPMNLYYNNSEQHLNPNLLVIHIQPMEGITLSLNAKRQGKKIGIAPVKLDYCNNCEDVLNTPEAYEKLLYDCVRGDATNFTHWNEVALSWQFVDPISRIWENDEVTSISTYPAGTMGPDEANVLLAKDDFHWWSLSDSM
- a CDS encoding MOSC domain-containing protein, translated to MTKPKIQSINIGKPQNIKYKNKEIQTGIYKTAITEAIFLGKENFDGDQQADLVHHGGVDKAVCVYPVEHYQYWEKELNRKLEYGAFGENLTVSGLTEGDVCIGDTFQVGEAVVQISQPRQPCFKLAAKHSISQLPVLVEETGYTGYYFRVIKVGIVEPGATINLLEKHPHKISVYYANKIMHHDKSNFEAINTLLEVDALSASWRKTLSKRLAGNEIDPKQRLEGN
- a CDS encoding phosphodiester glycosidase family protein, with translation MLTKVQLFLVSLLAPVLGVALYLNITNPYIGLEDPSFSEDQQTIKIQHEIMRQNLFEKRELISEVQSVTKISNEILELVQESAHEELLAYMEQQARLESIVDVSARQQKMSADLIEQLLATMLGDPIGQTFGENSIVKIYSLEEAGYRGYMAKVRLQNPNAIRMVLANDQIASDGETTSQSAARTGAILAINAGGFTRQNGKLYPIGITVVDGEIVTFYDTSLSFIGFNKQGRLVGGNVTSRADVEKLEVMQGASFLPTLLKSGEKQPIPARWANTRHPRTLIGHFDNGDLFFMVVDGRRGGWSNGVTLEEAQDKLLEFNIRDAYNLDGGGSSTFYYNGKILNKPSDGVERRVTTNIIVIP